From Cataglyphis hispanica isolate Lineage 1 chromosome 19, ULB_Chis1_1.0, whole genome shotgun sequence, one genomic window encodes:
- the LOC126856485 gene encoding zinc finger protein 84-like: MSRSGESGISLATPPAIHVGPIVTPGSNETISIVIPLSAQLTTMTNQKVYKNCTDCSKDVKQSTTCSTANPVRSPRNDRTKGCPFPTCSRYGRAFSRAHDLKRHIARHAMRKEKLQLADQHKVVVENAANDTTLQGALLRGVEDKDGFACPRCKKRYSDEEKLKVHLASHGKTIQKNHSKPEEHTKGIDQASMDKSSTQKDPTEDEFFLEEMLLLKKDPRKANKSDSKIRCDYCSKTFKTKWTLSSHVAAHEGRFQFDCSQCGKKFVRKSHYEGHVRSHEAARPYSCEQCGKTFKELKHRREHTKRKHPSNQSAIQSLLDSIGPCATEEANIDQAKFTLLMPVNFST, translated from the exons ATGAGCAGGAGCGGCGAAAGTGGAATATCGCTGGCGACGCCACCGGCGATCCATGTCGGACCCATCGTTACGCCCGGATCCAACGAGACCATCTCTATCGTGATACCATTATCGGCACAGCTCACTACAATGACCAACCAGAAGGTCTATAAGAACTGCACAGATTGCAGTAAGGATGTGAAACAGTCGACCACCTGTTCGACCGCTAATCCTGTTCGAAG TCCGAGAAACGACAGGACCAAGGGCTGTCCCTTTCCCACGTGCTCACGATATGGACGAGCATTCTCTAGGGCGCACGATCTAAAGCGACACATAGCTCGACATGCGATGCGAAAGGAGAAGCTGCAGCTAGCCGATCAACACAAGGTCGTTGTCGAAAACGCTGCGAATGATACAACTCTACAGGGCGCCCTTTTACGCGGCGTTGAAGACAAGGACGGGTTTGCCTGTCCGCGTTGCAAGAAAAGATACAGTGATGAGGAGAAGCTCAAGGTCCACCTGGCCTCCCATGGCAAG acaatCCAAAAGAACCACTCGAAACCAGAGGAACATACCAAAGGTATAGATCAAGCAAGTATGGACAAATCTTCGACCCAAAAGGATCCTACAGAAGATGAGTTCTTTTTGGAGGAAATGCTATTGTTAAAGAAGGATCCTCGAAAAGCGAACAAAAGCGATTCGAAGATCAGGTGCGACTACTGCTCGAAGACTTTCAAGACCAAGTGGACTTTGAGTTCGCACGTGGCCGCTCACGAGGGCCGTTTTCAGTTTGATTGCAGTCAATGCGGCAAGAAATTTGTCAGGAAAAGTCATTACGAAGGTCATGTGCGTTCCCACGAGGCCGCCAGACCATACAGCTGTGAGCAATGTGGCAAAACATTCAAGGAACTCAAGCATCGTCGCGAGCACACTAAGCGAAAACATCCGAGTAATCAAAGCGCGATACAGAGCTTGTTAGACAGCATCGGACCATGTGCGACCGAAGAGGCGAACATCGATCAAGCTAAATTCACCTTGCTGATGCCGGTCAATTTTAGCACGTAA
- the LOC126856479 gene encoding protein artichoke-like isoform X1, whose translation MKKRKIFIYKRFFLLERRHKSLDCKNSSRKMNDYKIKYLIIFALLFAFAESFRDPIQAISTNFEEHDKNYNLNIIKNEKKKCGSFESLNLDNMNLHILKNDIIRSDHIQHISVYNNNINNTYTILDNVPNLFCLNLSRNEINIYNGNELKHSNLKVLDLSYQKISEAKDLEDYEELNDLYKNIIFNSKNMKLPNLQYLDLSGNDISSLLWDFNISFPQLRQLDLINVKADELEPTFFSKIPTSLRALHLENNYLHNLTLQNTAEVIALYLDGNPDLKIINIASKTLKSLSLSNCPSLGHGNFDTPFLEQLDFSMNDFETVTYINFQAFRSLRILLLNYNKLQKIPLITNLQQLNELSLNFNMIKNIPSNIFSYFPSLKKLSLKGNNIEYIEKDSFLNLNNLEYLNLSENGLRRLPYNWAMSLINLQYLNVNSNQFENILDLTLNSAVISLKHLSVKDNIFTKMITTAELAYLPNSTIVYVA comes from the exons atgaaaaaaagaaaaatatttatatataaaagatttttcctACTCGAAAGAAGGCACAAATCTTTGGATTGTAAAAATTCTTCACGAAAAATGAACGATTACAAG ataaaatatttaataatcttcgCATTATTATTCGCATTTGCGGAAAGCTTTCGCGATCCCATTCAAGCAATTTCAACAAACTTTGAAgaacatgataaaaattacaatttaaacatcattaaaaatgagaaaaaaaaatgtggaagttttgaaagtttaaatttagACAATATGAATTTACACATTCTAAAGAATGACATTATACGCAGCGATCACATTCAACATATATCAGTgtacaacaataatataaataacacttATACCATTTTGGATAATGTTCCAAATCTATTTTGCTTAAACTTAAGCCGAAATGagattaatatctataatggAAATGAATTGAAACATTCTAATCTTAAAGTATTAGATTTaagttatcaaaaaatatccgAAGCGAAAGATTTAGAGGATTATGAAGAACTAAATgatctttacaaaaatataattttcaacagcaaaaatatgaaattaccAAATTTACAATATCTAGATTTAAGTGGAAATGATATTTCCTCTTTATTGTgggattttaatatatcatttccaCAATTGAGacaattagatttaattaatgtcaaGGCAGACGAACTCGAACCTAcattttttagcaaaatacCTACATCTTTGCGCGCTCTCCATCTGGAGAATAATTATCTACATAATTTGACGTTACAAAATACGGCGGAGGTGATAGCTTTGTATTTGGATGGAAAtccagatttaaaaataatcaatatcgcttcaaaaacattaaaaagctTATCGTTATCAAATTGTCCGAGCTTAGGACATGGAAATTTTGATACGCCTTTTTTAGAACAATTAGATTTTTCAATGAATGATTTTGAAACAgtaacttatattaattttcaagcaTTTCGCTCGTTGCGAATactattattgaattataataaattacagaaaattcCTTTAATAACTAATTTACAACAATTAAATGAGCTATCCTTGAATTTCAACATGATTAAGAACATTCcctctaatattttttcatatttcccatcattaaaaaagttatcatTGAAAGGGAATAACatagaatatattgaaaaagatagctttttaaatttgaataatttagaatatttaaatttatctgaaaatgGATTAAGAAGGTTGCCTTACAATTGGGCAATGTCATTAATAAatctacaatatttaaatgttaattcaaatcaatttgagaatattttagatttaactCTCAATTCAGctgttatatcattaaaacatttatctgtaaaagataatatattcacaaaaatGATAACTACAGCTGAATTGGCATATTTACCAAATTCAACTATTGTATATGTAGCTTAA
- the LOC126856484 gene encoding chymotrypsinogen A-like isoform X1, protein MTIEILRLFHIPRHLPDYIIARFPPSCVIRRSLSSRSLRAEGSPLALILLEDRSASPKLVGLCGSINRSYPAWIFSISLAMCRLRGDLIVLLVIVLAEAQCIMMRIVGENHSKCGCPAASQRQPRSIPPPKVQGLLIKDDASSSSTITATAITTTTGRIFNGKPSRKGAWPWQVSLQLLHPKLGFIGHWCGGVLIDPKWVITAAHCIHNELFNLPIGVLWTAVVGEWELDSGGRGSARLPVEKVILHDRFNNYVHDIALMKLARPAPLSKVVRTICLPGPGQYLGKGQCVASGWGRYGPSPSLSTALLEASVPLLNLKECLQAYGTSVPIRKGHLCAGQTDGSSGSCVGDSGGPLQCRRPDGVWQLVGVTSFGSGCARPGYPDVYTEIQHYLNWINSTIDANNDEDDEHS, encoded by the exons ATGACGATCGAGATTTTAAGACTTTTTCACATTCCTCGACATCTGCCGGACTACATCATCGCTCGCTTTCCCCCCTCCTGTGTCATCCGACGATCACTTTCTTCGAGATCGCTTCGCGCCGAAGGATCTCCGCTCGCGCTAATCCTACTTGAGGATCGATCGGCGTCGCCGAAGCTAGTCGGGCTATGCGGATCCATAAATCGTAGCTATCCGGCGTGGATATTCTCGATTTCCCTGGCGATGTGCCGTCTTCGCGGCGATCTAATTGTCCTGCTGGTGATCGTCCTGGCGGAGGCCCAGTGCATCATGATGAGGATCGTCGGGGAGAATCATTCCA AATGCGGATGTCCGGCAGCGTCGCAGAGGCAACCGCGATCGATTCCTCCGCCCAAGGTCCAAGGACTACTGATAAAGGACGATGCCTCATCCTCGTCAACGATCACGGCCACCGCCATCACTACGACCACCGGTCGCATCTTCAACGGCAAACCCAGCAGGAAGGGCGCGTGGCCTTGGCAAGTGTCTCTTCAGTTGTTGCATCCAAAACTAGGCTTCATCGGTCACTGGTGTGGTGGTGTGCTGATCGATCCCAAATGGGTAATCACCGCCGCTCATTGCATTCACAA CGAGCTGTTTAATTTGCCCATCGGCGTGTTATGGACAGCGGTGGTCGGTGAATGGGAACTGGACTCGGGGGGACGCGGATCCGCTCGTTTACCTGTCGAAAAGGTGATTCTTCATGACAGGTTCAATAATTACGTGCATGATATAG CTCTAATGAAGCTTGCTAGGCCGGCACCTCTATCCAAGGTCGTTCGCACCATTTGTCTTCCTGGTCCTGGACAGTATCTCGGCAAAGGACAATGTGTCGCCTCCGGCTGGGGCCGATACGGCCCCTCGCCTTCGCTCTCTACTGCCCTTCTGGAGGCTAGCGTTCCTCTTCTGAATCTCAAAGAGTGCTTACAAGCTTATGGCACTTCGGTGCCCATCAGGAAGGGTCATCTCTGTGCCGGTCAGACCGACGGTTCTTCGGGAAGTTGCGTG GGTGATTCCGGAGGACCTCTGCAATGTCGTCGCCCTGACGGTGTTTGGCAGCTGGTCGGTGTCACATCCTTCGGTTCCGGTTGTGCTAGACCGGGTTATCCAGATGTATATACCGAGATACAGCATTATTTAAACTGGATTAATAGCACGATTGATGCCAACAATGACGAAGATGATGAGCACTCTTAA
- the LOC126856484 gene encoding chymotrypsinogen A-like isoform X2: MTIEILRLFHIPRHLPDYIIARFPPSCVIRRSLSSRSLRAEGSPLALILLEDRSASPKLVGLCGSINRSYPAWIFSISLAMCRLRGDLIVLLVIVLAEAQCIMMRIVGENHSTSQRQPRSIPPPKVQGLLIKDDASSSSTITATAITTTTGRIFNGKPSRKGAWPWQVSLQLLHPKLGFIGHWCGGVLIDPKWVITAAHCIHNELFNLPIGVLWTAVVGEWELDSGGRGSARLPVEKVILHDRFNNYVHDIALMKLARPAPLSKVVRTICLPGPGQYLGKGQCVASGWGRYGPSPSLSTALLEASVPLLNLKECLQAYGTSVPIRKGHLCAGQTDGSSGSCVGDSGGPLQCRRPDGVWQLVGVTSFGSGCARPGYPDVYTEIQHYLNWINSTIDANNDEDDEHS; encoded by the exons ATGACGATCGAGATTTTAAGACTTTTTCACATTCCTCGACATCTGCCGGACTACATCATCGCTCGCTTTCCCCCCTCCTGTGTCATCCGACGATCACTTTCTTCGAGATCGCTTCGCGCCGAAGGATCTCCGCTCGCGCTAATCCTACTTGAGGATCGATCGGCGTCGCCGAAGCTAGTCGGGCTATGCGGATCCATAAATCGTAGCTATCCGGCGTGGATATTCTCGATTTCCCTGGCGATGTGCCGTCTTCGCGGCGATCTAATTGTCCTGCTGGTGATCGTCCTGGCGGAGGCCCAGTGCATCATGATGAGGATCGTCGGGGAGAATCATTCCA CGTCGCAGAGGCAACCGCGATCGATTCCTCCGCCCAAGGTCCAAGGACTACTGATAAAGGACGATGCCTCATCCTCGTCAACGATCACGGCCACCGCCATCACTACGACCACCGGTCGCATCTTCAACGGCAAACCCAGCAGGAAGGGCGCGTGGCCTTGGCAAGTGTCTCTTCAGTTGTTGCATCCAAAACTAGGCTTCATCGGTCACTGGTGTGGTGGTGTGCTGATCGATCCCAAATGGGTAATCACCGCCGCTCATTGCATTCACAA CGAGCTGTTTAATTTGCCCATCGGCGTGTTATGGACAGCGGTGGTCGGTGAATGGGAACTGGACTCGGGGGGACGCGGATCCGCTCGTTTACCTGTCGAAAAGGTGATTCTTCATGACAGGTTCAATAATTACGTGCATGATATAG CTCTAATGAAGCTTGCTAGGCCGGCACCTCTATCCAAGGTCGTTCGCACCATTTGTCTTCCTGGTCCTGGACAGTATCTCGGCAAAGGACAATGTGTCGCCTCCGGCTGGGGCCGATACGGCCCCTCGCCTTCGCTCTCTACTGCCCTTCTGGAGGCTAGCGTTCCTCTTCTGAATCTCAAAGAGTGCTTACAAGCTTATGGCACTTCGGTGCCCATCAGGAAGGGTCATCTCTGTGCCGGTCAGACCGACGGTTCTTCGGGAAGTTGCGTG GGTGATTCCGGAGGACCTCTGCAATGTCGTCGCCCTGACGGTGTTTGGCAGCTGGTCGGTGTCACATCCTTCGGTTCCGGTTGTGCTAGACCGGGTTATCCAGATGTATATACCGAGATACAGCATTATTTAAACTGGATTAATAGCACGATTGATGCCAACAATGACGAAGATGATGAGCACTCTTAA
- the LOC126856472 gene encoding polyribonucleotide nucleotidyltransferase 1, mitochondrial, which yields MIVLTNICRLSRYHKSVLLAGKNLCKNGNMSYVKFSNARRESHTNAGTEVITLSDGKQLSLSTGKYARFADGSAIASLGDTSVMVTAVCKHQSSSSSFLPLVVDYRQKAAAAGRIPTNFLRRELGPTENEILTSRVIDRSIRPLFPEGFYFDTQIMCNMLAVDGINDPDVIAINGASAALSVSDIPWNGPVGAVRIGMINNGFIINPTRRQIQDSILNMIITATKHNLIVMLEGSANEILEPDLKKAIKLGIKECQNIVNAIANLQKVHGKTKRKIETNKQSQDNDLISSVKELSETKLRDIFSDHTHDKISRDNAINDLRNNVIETLKNDNANLDVKSAEGIFGNITKDIFRTLILETDVRCDGRPMNGIRDISCQVDLFNPLHGSAVFQRGQTQVMCTVTLDSLESALKLDAMSMLISGVKEKNFFLHYEFPPYATNETGHVGRIGRREMGHGALAEKALRPILPKDYPFTIRLTSEVLESNGSSSMATVCGGSLALLDASVPISSSAAGVAIGLVTKYNETNTDIDKYKILTDILGIEDYLGDMDFKMAGTKRGFTALQADVKIPGVPLRIIMECIQQASTAKWEILKIMNEVIRTPQQKKKNKMPVVDSLEVPIHQRGKFVGIGGMNLKKIFLETGVHIFPQDENTYSIFAPNEDAMTEAKEMIENILQKDREPTLEFGAIYTARIVEIRDIGVMVTLYSNMLPALLPNSQLDQRKIHHASALGLEVGQEIQVKYFGRDPVSGQIRISRKVLQEPISISRTLLRDKDRERA from the exons ATGATAGtgttaacaaatatatgtagGTTATCGAGATATCACAAGTCAGTGCTTTTGGCTGgcaaaaatttgtgtaaaaatggaaatatgtCCTACGTTAAGTTTAGTAACGCGAGAAGAGAAAGTCACACGAACGCCGGTACGGAAGTCATCACGCTGTCTGATGG caAGCAGCTCAGTCTGTCTACAGGAAAGTATGCACGTTTCGCTGATGGTAGCGCAATCGCGTCTTTGGGCGACACTTCTGTCATGGTCACAGCGGTTTGCAAGCATCAGTCGTCTAGCTCCTCGTTCCTTCCACTTGTCGTGGATTATAGACAGAAGGCAGCGGCTGCTGGTCGCATACCGACAAATTTCTTACGGAGAGAACTCGGGCCGACTGAAAATGAAATTCTCACGAGCAGAGTCATTGATCGGTCAATACGGCCATTATTTCCAGAGGGATTTTACTTCGACACACAGATAATGTGTAATATGTTAGCCGTCGACGGTATAAACGATCCTGACGTGATTGCCATTAATGGCGCCTCCGCGGCTCTTAGCGTTTCCGATATTCCGTGGAATGGTCCTGTAGGTGCGGTCAGAATCGGGATGATCAACAAcggatttataattaatcctaCAAGACGTCAAATTCAAgatagtatattaaatatgattatcacTGCAACTAAACATAATTTGATCGTCATGTTAGAGGGTTCGGCCAATGAGATTTTGGAGCCGGATCTGAAAAAGGCGATAAAGCTCGGCATAAAAGAATGTCAGAATATTGTAAACGCGATAGCAAATTTGCAGAAGGTACATGGCaaaacgaaaagaaagattGAAACTAACAAACAATCACAAGACAATGATCTGATCAGTTCTGTGAAGGAACTTTCAGAGACAAAATtgcgagatatattttcagatCACACCCATGATAAGATCTCTAGGGACAATGCGATTAATGATCttagaaataatgttattgAAACATTGAAGAATGATAATGCAAATTTGGATGTTAAATCGGCGGAAGGAATTTTTGGAAACATTACCAAAGATATTTTCAGGACATTGATCTTAGAGACAGATGTCAG ATGTGACGGTCGTCCAATGAATGGTATACGCGACATATCGTGTCAAGTAGATCTTTTTAATCCTCTTCATGGCTCGGCTGTGTTTCAACGGGGACAGACCCAGGTCATGTGTACTGTGACTCTGGACTCTCTGGAAAGTGCGCTTAAGCTGGATGCCATGTCAATGTTAATTAG TGgcgtgaaggaaaaaaatttctttcttcattaCGAATTTCCGCCCTATGCAACTAATGAAACAGGACATGTAGGTCGGATAGGCCGTCGGGAAATGGGACATGGTGCTTTAGCAGAGAAAGCTTTGCGGCCGATTCTTCCAAAGGACTATCCGTTCACCATAAGACTAACTAGCGAGGTTTTGGAATCAAATG GTTCTTCTTCAATGGCTACCGTTTGTGGCGGAAGTTTAGCACTGCTCGATGCAAGCGTACCTATATCTTCGTCAGCAGCAGGTGTGGCCATCGGTCTTGTGactaaatataatgaaactaACACGGATATTGACAAGTATAAGATATTGACCGATATATTG GGAATCGAAGATTATTTGGGGGATATGGATTTCAAAATGGCAGGCACCAAGCGAGGATTTACCGCATTGCAGGCCGATGTAAAGATACCAGGAGTTCCACTAAGAATCATAATGGAATGCATACAGCAAGCGAGCACTGCTAAATGGGAAATCCTTAAAATCATGAACGAAGTGATACGAACACCgcaacaaaagaaaaagaataagatgCCAGTGGTGGATAGTTTAGAGGTTCCTATTCATCAAAGAGGAAAGTTTGTCGGTATCGGTGGGATGAAtttaaagaagatatttttgGAAACCGGAGTACat atatttccACAAGACGAAAACACATATTCTATATTTGCGCCAAACGAAGATGCCATGACCGAAGCTAAggaaatgatagaaaatattctgCAGAAGGATCGCGAGCCGACTTTAGAATTTGGTGCCATTTATACCGCGAGGATAGTGGAAATACGAGATATTGGAGTTATGGTGACGCTATATTCTAACATGTTGCCAGCATTATTGCCCAATTCCCAATTAGATCAACGCAAGATTCATCACGCTAGTGCTCTGGGACTCGAAGTTGGCCAGGAGATACAAGTCAAGTACTTTGGACGAGACCCAGTGTCCGGACAAATTAGGATATCGCGGAAAGTGCTGCAAGAACCGATCTCGATCTCGAGAACTCTACTTCGGGATAAAGATCGAGAAAGGGCGTGA
- the LOC126856479 gene encoding toll-like receptor 4 isoform X2, with protein MIKYLIIFALLFAFAESFRDPIQAISTNFEEHDKNYNLNIIKNEKKKCGSFESLNLDNMNLHILKNDIIRSDHIQHISVYNNNINNTYTILDNVPNLFCLNLSRNEINIYNGNELKHSNLKVLDLSYQKISEAKDLEDYEELNDLYKNIIFNSKNMKLPNLQYLDLSGNDISSLLWDFNISFPQLRQLDLINVKADELEPTFFSKIPTSLRALHLENNYLHNLTLQNTAEVIALYLDGNPDLKIINIASKTLKSLSLSNCPSLGHGNFDTPFLEQLDFSMNDFETVTYINFQAFRSLRILLLNYNKLQKIPLITNLQQLNELSLNFNMIKNIPSNIFSYFPSLKKLSLKGNNIEYIEKDSFLNLNNLEYLNLSENGLRRLPYNWAMSLINLQYLNVNSNQFENILDLTLNSAVISLKHLSVKDNIFTKMITTAELAYLPNSTIVYVA; from the exons atg ataaaatatttaataatcttcgCATTATTATTCGCATTTGCGGAAAGCTTTCGCGATCCCATTCAAGCAATTTCAACAAACTTTGAAgaacatgataaaaattacaatttaaacatcattaaaaatgagaaaaaaaaatgtggaagttttgaaagtttaaatttagACAATATGAATTTACACATTCTAAAGAATGACATTATACGCAGCGATCACATTCAACATATATCAGTgtacaacaataatataaataacacttATACCATTTTGGATAATGTTCCAAATCTATTTTGCTTAAACTTAAGCCGAAATGagattaatatctataatggAAATGAATTGAAACATTCTAATCTTAAAGTATTAGATTTaagttatcaaaaaatatccgAAGCGAAAGATTTAGAGGATTATGAAGAACTAAATgatctttacaaaaatataattttcaacagcaaaaatatgaaattaccAAATTTACAATATCTAGATTTAAGTGGAAATGATATTTCCTCTTTATTGTgggattttaatatatcatttccaCAATTGAGacaattagatttaattaatgtcaaGGCAGACGAACTCGAACCTAcattttttagcaaaatacCTACATCTTTGCGCGCTCTCCATCTGGAGAATAATTATCTACATAATTTGACGTTACAAAATACGGCGGAGGTGATAGCTTTGTATTTGGATGGAAAtccagatttaaaaataatcaatatcgcttcaaaaacattaaaaagctTATCGTTATCAAATTGTCCGAGCTTAGGACATGGAAATTTTGATACGCCTTTTTTAGAACAATTAGATTTTTCAATGAATGATTTTGAAACAgtaacttatattaattttcaagcaTTTCGCTCGTTGCGAATactattattgaattataataaattacagaaaattcCTTTAATAACTAATTTACAACAATTAAATGAGCTATCCTTGAATTTCAACATGATTAAGAACATTCcctctaatattttttcatatttcccatcattaaaaaagttatcatTGAAAGGGAATAACatagaatatattgaaaaagatagctttttaaatttgaataatttagaatatttaaatttatctgaaaatgGATTAAGAAGGTTGCCTTACAATTGGGCAATGTCATTAATAAatctacaatatttaaatgttaattcaaatcaatttgagaatattttagatttaactCTCAATTCAGctgttatatcattaaaacatttatctgtaaaagataatatattcacaaaaatGATAACTACAGCTGAATTGGCATATTTACCAAATTCAACTATTGTATATGTAGCTTAA
- the LOC126856478 gene encoding insulin-like growth factor-binding protein complex acid labile subunit — MALGRKIILFVLITAHLAKTEYDFKNDFEKPEEVQKTRKPFTVNPPTGRDSVTPNLIYPTINSPIYPTNTIRYPPDYSDLSFRFSDVGLQRIGRNFIKSSSIISLSLDNNNISNISPFAFRSMQNLRHLNLSGNRIPMAKLLLLNGNNNLQTLIINNNNGTFECNDYSENTSDNTEKILKDYEIFPSLEHLHLCNNQLRNIDVPFYIAMPILTHLHLSNNSLSSSSAIFDNIPASLTHLKLNKNLIDRVAKDKLRYLKELDMSDNKITQVCFEECQHNSISLRGAFRMESLFLSRNQISEVSSDAFNDMEHLLNLDLSGNEIADLPKDTFNNTIWIINLSLDHNILSTIPNVCSLLNLKNLNLTANRINAIPSDTFCHLQRLEHLYLSNNMITTIETRAFNLQSLRYLDLSGNQLRQLPAQWIFPWQIQELHFERNYFTELNNLSLTNIKSLRNIYLDENPMPKLKAESFQSLPGYTTLHLKNIRVNETQIKCAQDNDDDDNDNDDDNNNDYID; from the exons ATGGCGCTAGGCCGCAAAATCATCCTTTTCGTTCTCATCACTGCGCACTTGGCAAAAACGGAATATGATTTCAAGAATGATTTTGAAAAGCCCGAAGAAGTTCAGAAAACGAGAAAGCCATTCACTGTGAATCCGCCTACCGGACGTGATTCAGTTACACCCAATCTTATATATCCTACGATTAATTCTCCTATATATCCTACGAATACTATAAGATATCCACCCGACTATTCCGACCTTTCATTTAGATTTTCTGACGTCGGCCTTCAAAGAATCGGTCGGAATTTCATTAAAAGCAGTAGCATTATCAGCCTCAGTCTGGACAATAATAACATAAGCAATATTTCGCCGTTTGCCTTCCGCAGTATGCAAAATCTACGGCATTTGAATTTGTCCGGAAACAGAATTCCGATGGCGAAGCTGCTATTGTTGAACGGAAATAACAATTTGCAGACTCTGatcattaataacaataacggTACTTTCGAGTGCAATGATTATTCCGAAAATACTTCAgataatacagaaaaaatcCTGAAGGATTACGAAATCTTCCCGAGTCTGGAGCATCTGCATCTGTGTAACAATCAACTGCGAAATATTGATGTGCCTTTTTATATAGCCATGCCTATTCTAACCCATTTGCATTTGAGCAATAATAGTCTCAGTTCTAGCAGTGCTATCTTCGATAATATTCCGGCGTCGTTGACTCATCTTAAATTGAACAAAAATCTAATCGATCGTGTCGCGAAGGACAAACTCag GTATCTGAAGGAGCTCGATATGAGTGATAACAAGATCACTCAAGTATGCTTCGAGGAGTGTCAACATAACTCCATATCCCTGAGAGGTGCTTTCAGAATGGAAAGTCTGTTTTTATCGAGAAATCAGATTTCAGAAGTATCGTCCGATGCCTTCAATGATATGGAGCACTTGCTAAACCTGGATCTGTCGGGCAATGAGATCGCCGATTTGCCCAAGGATACTTTTAACAATACTATCTGGATAATTAATCTCTCTCTGGATCATAACATTCTCTCCACGATACCGAACGTTTGTTCGCTGCTGAATCTGAAGAATCTAAATTTAACCGCGAACCGTATCAATGCGATTCCTTCCGACACGTTTTGCCACTTGCAAAGACTGGAACATTTGTATTTGTCGAACAACATGATAACAACCATCGAGACTCGTGCCTTCAATCTCCAAAGTCTAAGGTATTTGGACCTTTCCGGAAATCAACTCAGGCAACTTCCGGCGCAATGGATATTCCCGTGGCAGATTCAGGAGTTGCATTTCGAACGAAATTACTTTACCGAGCTGAACAACTTATCGTTAACAAACATCAAATCGCTAAGGAACATTTACCTTGACGAAAATCCTATGCCAAAATTAAAAGCGGAATCTTTCCAATCGCTTCCGGGATATACAACATTGCATTTGAAGAATATACGCGTCAATGAGACGCAGATTAAATGCGCACAGGATAATGACGATgacgataatgataatgatgacgataataataatgactaTATAGATTAA